From the genome of Cognaticolwellia beringensis, one region includes:
- the rpsK gene encoding 30S ribosomal protein S11: MAKTPVRTRKRVKKQVADGMAHIHASFNNTIVTLTDRQGNALSWATAGGSGFRGSRKSTPFAAQVAADRAGKAAQEFGLKNIEVFVKGPGPGRESAIRALNAAGFKITNITDVTPIPHNGCRPPKKRRV; encoded by the coding sequence ATGGCTAAAACACCTGTACGTACGCGTAAACGCGTAAAAAAACAAGTTGCTGACGGCATGGCTCATATCCATGCATCTTTCAACAACACAATCGTAACTCTTACAGATCGTCAAGGTAACGCCTTATCATGGGCGACTGCTGGTGGTTCAGGTTTCCGTGGTTCACGTAAATCTACTCCATTTGCTGCGCAAGTAGCTGCAGATCGTGCTGGTAAAGCTGCACAAGAGTTTGGCTTGAAGAATATTGAAGTGTTCGTTAAAGGTCCGGGTCCAGGTCGTGAATCTGCTATCCGTGCTTTAAATGCTGCTGGTTTTAAAATCACCAACATTACTGACGTTACACCTATTCCTCATAATGGTTGTCGTCCTCCTAAGAAACGTCGCGTTTAA
- the rplQ gene encoding 50S ribosomal protein L17, with protein MRHRKSGRQLNRNSSHRKAMFRNMASSLVKHGLIKTTVAKAKELRMVVEPLITLAKTDSVANRRLAFARTQDKEVVGILFNELGARYQERPGGYTRILKCGFRTGDKAPMAYVELVDRPAVEEAAEVVEEVNAEA; from the coding sequence ATGCGCCATCGTAAAAGCGGTCGCCAGTTAAACCGTAATAGCAGTCATCGTAAAGCGATGTTCCGCAATATGGCAAGCTCTTTAGTAAAGCACGGTTTGATTAAAACGACTGTAGCTAAAGCTAAAGAACTACGTATGGTCGTAGAGCCATTGATTACATTGGCTAAGACCGACAGTGTTGCAAATCGCCGTTTAGCGTTTGCTCGTACACAAGATAAAGAAGTAGTAGGTATTTTATTCAACGAACTTGGTGCACGTTACCAAGAACGTCCAGGTGGATATACTCGCATTTTAAAATGTGGTTTCCGTACTGGTGATAAAGCTCCTATGGCTTACGTTGAACTTGTAGACCGCCCAGCAGTTGAAGAAGCCGCTGAAGTAGTTGAAGAAGTTAACGCAGAAGCATAA
- a CDS encoding DNA-directed RNA polymerase subunit alpha, with protein sequence MQGSVTEFLRPRLVDIETISATRAKVTLEPLERGFGHTLGNALRRILLSSMPGCAVTEVEIDGVLHEYSSKEGVQEDIIEILLNLKGLAISLEGKNEAVLTLTKSGEGPVTAADIQHDGDVEIANPTHVICHLTGDGSISMRIKVEMGRGYVPASARRDAEEEDRAIGRLLVDASFSPVVRIAYDVDSARVEQRTDLDKLVLDMETNGTLDPEEAIRRASTILAEQLDAFVELRDVTEVEPKEEKPLFDPILLRPVDDLELTVRSANCLKAEAIQYIGDLVQRAEVELLKTPNLGKKSLTEIKDVLASRGLSLGMRLENWPPESIADND encoded by the coding sequence ATGCAGGGTTCTGTAACCGAATTCCTTAGACCACGATTGGTAGATATTGAAACTATTAGTGCTACTCGTGCTAAAGTAACTTTAGAGCCATTAGAGCGTGGTTTTGGTCACACTTTAGGTAATGCGTTACGCCGCATTCTTTTATCTTCAATGCCGGGTTGTGCTGTAACTGAAGTTGAAATTGACGGTGTACTTCATGAGTACAGCAGTAAAGAAGGTGTGCAAGAAGACATCATCGAAATACTGTTAAACCTTAAGGGACTAGCTATAAGTTTAGAAGGCAAAAATGAAGCTGTTCTTACCTTAACTAAGTCCGGTGAAGGCCCTGTAACGGCTGCCGATATCCAACATGACGGTGATGTAGAAATTGCAAACCCAACTCATGTAATCTGTCATTTGACAGGTGATGGCTCTATCAGTATGCGTATAAAGGTTGAAATGGGACGTGGTTATGTTCCAGCTTCTGCCCGACGTGATGCCGAGGAAGAAGATCGTGCAATCGGACGTTTGTTAGTTGATGCTTCATTCAGTCCTGTTGTAAGAATTGCCTATGATGTTGATTCTGCACGTGTTGAACAGCGTACAGATTTGGACAAACTGGTCTTAGACATGGAAACTAACGGTACGTTAGATCCTGAAGAAGCAATTCGTCGCGCTTCAACAATTTTAGCTGAACAGCTAGATGCGTTTGTAGAGCTTCGTGATGTAACTGAAGTTGAACCAAAAGAGGAAAAACCACTGTTTGATCCTATTTTGCTTCGTCCTGTTGATGACCTTGAACTTACTGTTCGTTCAGCAAACTGCCTAAAAGCAGAAGCAATTCAATATATTGGCGATTTAGTACAGCGTGCTGAAGTTGAGCTTCTTAAAACACCTAATTTAGGTAAGAAGTCTTTAACTGAAATCAAAGACGTTTTGGCGTCTCGTGGTTTGTCTCTAGGTATGCGCCTAGAAAACTGGCCACCTGAAAGCATAGCTGATAACGACTAA
- the rpsD gene encoding 30S ribosomal protein S4 produces the protein MARYLGPKLKLSRREGTDLFLKSGVRAIDTKCKIETIPGQHGARRGRLSDYGIQLREKQKVRRIYGVLEKQFRNYYKEAARLKGNTGENLLQLLEKRLDNVVYRMGYASTRAEARQLVSHKAIVVNGVVVNIPSFTVKAEDVVSVREKSKTQARIIAALELAEQREKPVWVEVDNKKLEGVFKRVPDRSDLSAEINEQLIVELYSK, from the coding sequence ATGGCTAGATATTTAGGTCCTAAGTTAAAGCTTAGTCGCCGCGAAGGTACAGATTTGTTCCTTAAAAGCGGTGTTAGAGCAATTGACACTAAATGTAAAATCGAAACAATACCAGGTCAACATGGCGCCCGTCGCGGTCGTTTATCTGACTACGGTATTCAACTTCGTGAAAAACAAAAAGTTCGTCGTATATATGGCGTACTAGAAAAACAATTCCGCAACTACTATAAAGAAGCGGCTCGTCTAAAAGGCAATACAGGTGAAAACTTGTTGCAACTTTTAGAGAAACGTCTTGATAACGTAGTATACCGTATGGGCTATGCAAGCACTCGTGCTGAAGCTCGTCAACTAGTTAGCCATAAAGCTATCGTAGTTAACGGTGTTGTTGTTAATATTCCATCTTTCACTGTTAAAGCCGAAGATGTAGTTTCTGTACGTGAAAAGTCTAAAACTCAAGCGCGTATTATCGCTGCTTTAGAATTAGCTGAGCAACGTGAGAAGCCAGTTTGGGTTGAAGTAGATAACAAGAAACTTGAAGGTGTTTTCAAACGCGTTCCTGATCGTTCTGACTTGTCTGCCGAAATTAATGAACAGTTGATTGTTGAACTTTACTCTAAGTAA
- a CDS encoding efflux RND transporter periplasmic adaptor subunit: MKLFSIVFTILLISMAKQALAQSYDTEVVSAELYSDTIQRTGKLDYKRTLSLAFKSSGYLTLLSVDEGEQFKKGQLLASLDITELEQQKNSLNAQLTQAKRELKRISQLMDKNLASERDMDTASTQLEIIQADYQVAVYNLKKAQIYAPFTGVVLSRNTELGELQNPGQEALKIAKLEWVIKVALTGQEVSDVKLNQKVSVSLSHIGPIQGVISKIPAMASTSSNLFIIEVLLPKTNITAGMIAGQLASVSIASESNKFVYRLPIAALVAIDDTGKAIVIAQSHNNAVFEQHSFEVFQLDNNYVYLKANRDDQPLKIITKGWQNYSVAGN, from the coding sequence ATGAAATTATTCTCGATTGTATTTACCATTCTACTTATCTCAATGGCTAAACAGGCATTGGCTCAATCATACGATACCGAAGTTGTCAGTGCGGAGCTGTATAGCGACACAATACAAAGAACCGGTAAACTCGATTATAAACGGACCTTAAGCCTTGCTTTTAAAAGTAGCGGTTACTTAACATTACTCAGTGTTGACGAGGGAGAACAGTTTAAGAAAGGGCAACTGTTAGCTTCGCTGGATATTACTGAATTAGAACAGCAAAAAAATTCTCTTAACGCACAATTGACTCAAGCTAAGCGTGAATTAAAACGCATTAGCCAGTTAATGGATAAAAATCTAGCGTCTGAACGTGATATGGACACTGCTTCTACGCAATTAGAAATTATCCAGGCTGATTACCAAGTTGCGGTTTACAATTTAAAAAAAGCGCAAATATATGCACCATTTACAGGTGTAGTTTTGTCCCGAAACACCGAACTTGGCGAATTACAAAACCCAGGACAAGAAGCCCTGAAGATCGCCAAACTTGAGTGGGTAATCAAAGTAGCATTAACCGGTCAAGAAGTTAGCGATGTTAAATTAAATCAAAAAGTCAGCGTTTCACTCAGTCATATTGGGCCTATTCAAGGCGTTATTAGTAAAATTCCGGCTATGGCTAGTACAAGCAGTAATTTATTTATTATTGAGGTTTTATTGCCAAAAACTAATATCACTGCCGGTATGATCGCAGGGCAACTTGCGAGTGTTAGTATTGCTTCAGAAAGTAATAAATTTGTTTATCGTTTGCCGATTGCTGCACTGGTTGCTATTGACGATACAGGTAAGGCCATTGTTATTGCACAATCACATAATAATGCGGTTTTTGAACAGCACAGTTTTGAAGTGTTTCAGTTAGACAATAATTATGTGTACTTAAAAGCAAATCGCGATGACCAACCGTTGAAAATAATTACCAAAGGTTGGCAAAACTATTCAGTGGCTGGGAATTAG
- a CDS encoding phosphoribulokinase → MSSRNPIIAVTGSSGAGTSTTTESFEHIFRTLGITSATVEGDSFHRYSRQEMDMEKRKAKEQQLKISYFGDAANDFDALEKLFKDYSETGKGKMRRYLHTFDEAVPYNQMPGTFTPWEELGEGTDLLFYEGLHGGVVTEKNDVAKHVDLLIGMVPIVNLEWIQKIIRDTDKRGHSREAVTQSIVRSMEDYISFITPQFSRTHINFQRVPTVDTSNPFSAKAIPTLDESFVVIRCRESSQLDFPYYLSMIDGSFMSRMNTLVVPGGKMGLAMELLLTPLIKDLMLRKNEANKQLDWMSDL, encoded by the coding sequence ATGTCGTCACGCAATCCTATCATCGCTGTAACCGGTTCATCTGGTGCAGGTACATCAACGACAACAGAATCGTTTGAGCATATCTTTCGAACCCTGGGGATAACTTCCGCCACGGTAGAGGGAGACAGCTTTCATCGATACTCACGTCAAGAAATGGATATGGAAAAGCGTAAAGCAAAAGAGCAACAGCTTAAAATAAGCTACTTTGGCGATGCAGCTAATGATTTCGACGCCTTAGAAAAACTGTTTAAAGATTACTCTGAAACAGGTAAAGGTAAAATGCGACGTTATTTGCATACCTTTGATGAAGCCGTTCCTTATAATCAAATGCCCGGTACTTTTACTCCATGGGAGGAGTTAGGTGAAGGGACTGACTTGTTGTTCTATGAGGGGTTACACGGCGGTGTTGTTACTGAAAAAAATGATGTTGCAAAGCATGTTGACCTACTTATTGGCATGGTGCCGATTGTAAACTTAGAATGGATACAAAAAATAATACGTGACACCGATAAACGGGGCCATAGTCGCGAAGCCGTTACACAAAGCATCGTTAGGAGTATGGAAGATTATATCTCTTTCATCACACCACAATTTTCACGTACCCACATAAATTTCCAACGCGTACCCACTGTCGATACGTCTAATCCTTTTAGTGCTAAAGCGATACCGACGTTAGATGAAAGTTTTGTCGTAATTCGTTGCAGAGAATCAAGTCAATTAGATTTTCCTTATTATCTGAGCATGATTGATGGCTCATTTATGTCTCGAATGAACACTTTAGTTGTGCCTGGCGGTAAAATGGGCTTGGCGATGGAACTATTACTTACGCCGTTAATTAAAGACTTAATGTTAAGAAAGAATGAAGCGAACAAGCAATTAGATTGGATGAGTGATTTGTAG
- a CDS encoding TonB-dependent receptor plug domain-containing protein has translation MRLNKYFRLHTLAIAISTSIPCVSTFAATAEVVDENIESIAILGSRVSSRTATESSSPIDIISSESLTKGGFSELGQSLQAMAPSFNFSRTQVSDGSDLFRPATLRGLQPDQTLVLVNGKRRHNQAIFGLNGTVGAGAAGTDMNSIPMSALKNVQILRDGAAAQYGSDAIAGVINLELKDTTNVTSGFIQTGATGEGDGDVLAAGLNTGFDLGNDGGFINLTAEYRDYDGTNRAQRDTGGGSNTAPGTLSENVRWGQGNAESTFKSFFYNAMIPLDGMELYAFGGYSNRTALGNGFYRSFNEAEKNVPQVYPDGFLPQIDNEAQDISTAVGLRGEINNDWSYDVSATYGENEYDFYSQNTINASYAAEYLSNNPSASEQDIASNSGPIAGYSGGFRYDQLTFNADISGSIDIDHGENLFVSFGAEYRKENYEIVAGEEASYACGASNSPTSFPSVIDSDVFAGCGFQAYPGLRPNAANDADRNSYALYLDLEKQITEQWNLGAALRFEDFSDAGSKLIGKLSSRYELTDSLAIRGALSTGFRAPSLQQSAYTAYTTNLGEGGVLLSSFTATAGSAFPAALGVQGLNLETSKNISLGLVYDVNSALSVSLDAYRVKIDDRITLGSLQNADDVSFNPEAVAALNATGAVQGNYFSNAVNSTTQGLDVVITYQTELLAGNLDVTLAGNLNETEIDSVNSPDGIPESVALDDLQRSFLTDGQPKQRATLTFDYTREAWSGVVRANYYGETDIIYFGNDHIGLPGFLSPTGSFKPTSVLESAVLIDVNLAYQLSDNLQLSAGINNLFDKTPDELGEDEALDFITNGAFKYPVRALPYGFDGMTYYARINFSF, from the coding sequence TTGCGTCTCAATAAATATTTCCGGTTACACACTCTAGCTATCGCTATTAGCACATCAATTCCTTGCGTATCAACATTTGCAGCTACCGCAGAAGTTGTTGATGAAAATATAGAGTCAATTGCAATACTTGGCTCTCGTGTCTCAAGTCGAACGGCAACTGAATCAAGCTCACCTATTGATATTATTTCTAGTGAGTCATTAACTAAAGGTGGCTTTAGTGAATTAGGTCAAAGCCTGCAAGCAATGGCTCCGTCATTTAATTTCAGTCGAACACAAGTTTCTGATGGTTCCGATTTATTCAGGCCTGCAACTCTTCGTGGATTACAGCCTGATCAGACTCTTGTATTAGTTAACGGTAAACGTCGCCACAATCAAGCGATATTTGGCTTAAATGGTACGGTTGGGGCTGGTGCTGCCGGCACTGATATGAACTCTATCCCGATGTCAGCGCTTAAGAATGTGCAAATATTACGTGACGGTGCTGCTGCGCAATATGGCTCGGATGCTATAGCGGGTGTTATTAACCTTGAACTTAAAGATACGACCAATGTTACCTCAGGCTTTATTCAAACCGGTGCTACAGGAGAAGGTGATGGTGACGTTTTAGCGGCAGGCTTAAATACCGGCTTTGATTTAGGTAACGATGGTGGCTTTATTAATTTAACGGCAGAATATAGAGATTACGACGGCACCAACCGTGCACAAAGAGATACAGGTGGCGGATCAAACACAGCACCAGGCACATTATCTGAAAATGTTCGCTGGGGTCAAGGAAACGCTGAATCTACATTTAAGTCATTCTTTTATAATGCAATGATACCATTAGACGGCATGGAACTTTATGCTTTTGGTGGTTATTCAAATAGAACCGCATTAGGTAATGGTTTTTACCGTAGCTTTAATGAAGCTGAGAAGAATGTGCCGCAAGTATATCCTGACGGTTTCTTACCGCAAATCGATAATGAAGCTCAAGACATATCGACAGCCGTAGGCCTTAGGGGAGAAATTAATAACGACTGGAGTTATGATGTATCAGCCACCTATGGTGAAAATGAATATGACTTCTATTCTCAAAATACTATCAACGCTTCTTATGCTGCAGAATACCTTTCAAACAACCCTTCAGCAAGTGAGCAAGATATTGCCTCTAATTCTGGCCCGATAGCGGGGTATTCTGGTGGTTTTAGATACGATCAATTAACTTTTAATGCCGATATTTCAGGTTCAATTGATATTGATCATGGCGAAAACTTATTTGTATCTTTTGGTGCTGAATATCGCAAAGAGAATTACGAAATAGTTGCTGGTGAAGAAGCTTCTTATGCTTGTGGTGCAAGTAATAGTCCTACTTCTTTCCCTTCGGTAATCGACAGTGATGTCTTCGCGGGCTGTGGTTTCCAAGCCTATCCTGGTTTACGACCAAACGCAGCTAACGATGCAGATCGAAACAGCTATGCACTTTACCTTGATCTTGAAAAGCAAATAACTGAGCAATGGAACTTAGGCGCAGCTTTACGTTTCGAAGATTTCTCAGATGCGGGCAGTAAATTAATTGGTAAACTATCTTCACGTTATGAGCTTACCGACAGTTTGGCAATAAGAGGCGCACTTTCTACAGGCTTTAGAGCACCGTCACTTCAGCAAAGTGCCTATACTGCCTATACAACTAACTTAGGCGAAGGTGGCGTTTTACTATCGTCATTCACCGCAACAGCAGGTTCAGCATTTCCAGCAGCGTTAGGTGTACAGGGGTTGAACCTTGAAACTTCAAAAAACATAAGCTTAGGCTTGGTTTACGATGTTAACAGTGCATTGTCAGTTTCTTTAGATGCTTACAGAGTGAAAATTGATGACCGTATTACATTAGGCAGCTTACAAAATGCCGATGACGTATCTTTTAACCCTGAGGCAGTAGCGGCGCTAAACGCTACAGGTGCGGTGCAAGGTAACTATTTCTCAAACGCAGTTAACTCAACTACACAAGGGCTAGATGTTGTTATTACCTATCAAACAGAGCTACTAGCAGGAAACTTAGACGTAACGCTTGCAGGAAATTTAAATGAGACTGAAATTGATAGTGTCAACTCACCTGACGGTATTCCAGAAAGTGTCGCGCTAGACGATTTACAGCGAAGCTTCCTAACCGACGGACAACCGAAACAACGTGCTACGTTGACTTTTGACTATACGAGAGAAGCATGGAGTGGTGTAGTAAGAGCAAATTACTATGGTGAAACTGACATTATCTATTTTGGTAATGATCATATCGGGTTACCGGGGTTTTTATCTCCAACGGGGAGTTTTAAGCCAACCAGTGTTCTTGAGTCAGCGGTTCTTATTGACGTTAATTTAGCGTATCAACTTTCCGATAATTTACAGCTATCTGCCGGCATAAATAATCTATTTGATAAAACACCCGATGAGCTTGGTGAAGATGAAGCGTTAGACTTTATTACCAATGGTGCTTTTAAATATCCGGTAAGAGCGTTACCTTATGGCTTTGATGGCATGACGTATTACGCCCGAATAAACTTTAGTTTTTAA
- a CDS encoding OsmC family protein codes for MKAQVKWIGEEMFLGTSESGHTIVLDANAGALAPSPLESVLISLGGCSSVDVVSILEKARQKIKGCKVEIEAKRVDSVPKLFSDIHLHFVVEGEGISAKHVERAVSLSADKYCSVALMLNKSVQITHDFEIIEI; via the coding sequence ATGAAAGCTCAGGTTAAATGGATCGGCGAAGAAATGTTTTTGGGTACCTCTGAAAGTGGCCACACGATTGTATTAGATGCAAACGCCGGTGCTTTGGCACCTAGCCCACTAGAAAGTGTATTAATATCTTTAGGGGGGTGTTCTTCAGTTGATGTGGTCAGCATATTGGAAAAAGCTCGCCAAAAAATTAAAGGCTGCAAAGTAGAGATTGAAGCTAAACGTGTCGATTCAGTCCCTAAATTATTTTCAGATATACATCTGCACTTCGTAGTTGAAGGAGAAGGCATAAGTGCAAAACATGTCGAACGTGCAGTAAGCTTGTCTGCTGATAAATATTGTTCTGTTGCATTGATGCTTAATAAGTCTGTTCAAATTACTCATGATTTCGAGATTATTGAAATATAA
- a CDS encoding efflux RND transporter permease subunit: MHLPRIAIKNAQFTFTIVVLLVLVGIVSYFHMPRSEDPQFDIPITLLEIIYPGASPTDIETLVVDPLEEEFAEIEGIKKVESQIKNGGARIEVTFLYGSNPNAAYNEVKQAVSTVKPTLPEGVQDVLVLKATPTSVAIIQLALWSETTDYKSMEFYSKQLEKRLEAIEAVKKADIWGYPTQVVAVDLNLAMLKHYGISIATVNALLQKRAINITPGFVDANIRRFNVKTSGNFQHIDELNNTVVFANESAVIRLKDVAQVSFSNREPSYLAYYDGKAVIFLTVEQRSNTNIFALTEAIDTEISAFKQTLPDTIKIATLFKQSDGVENRVNGFFDNLWQGLVLVGIMSLIFLGIREAIVVIIAIPLSFLVAIGWLDFAGFGLQQMSIVGLIIALGLLVDNAIVVTESIHREKKNTANLADAAASGTSKVGWAITSGTVTTMLAFLPMLMLASDTGDFVRSMPVTVVLVLLASLLIALTLTPLLASKFFSQKPSKVKALQHYANIFAERHYVRWLGRLMSAKIIMLVIAFIALFAMASLFGQVGVSLFPKAEKAMLLIDVETPANSSLDYTHDVMQSMTEFIETQPYVDKIALNVGNSNPRIYYNEIPKRGVASYGQVLLVLKDYEEKEVNSLVTALRNEFSTWHQAKVTVKEFTQGPVTDQPITVRLISESLADLERVAGDLQTKMSSISGAINLDNPIGIANTELALAIDYDKAALSGVDINQLDNSIQTALSGTFVGQFNDSNGENYPILVRRPKSDLSSLSDITIVNQQGENIPLGQFVEIKLQKGRTDFFHYQKLRMARVSADAGQGYSVQEITSEVVNYLDNYSLPAGMYYILGGEEESRQESFAGLSQIMLITAIGIFAILVLQFKSFLQPLIIFTSIPFAMSGAVFGLFLTGLSFSMMAFIGLISLFGIVVNNAIILIDTTNRNLAMGLDKKQAILTASSTRFTPILLTTITTIGGLLPLTLFGGSLWQPLGVVIISGLCISAIASFIIVPILTELFTKTDNSEIIKE, translated from the coding sequence ATGCATCTCCCTCGCATTGCAATAAAAAATGCCCAGTTTACCTTTACCATTGTTGTACTTTTAGTACTGGTTGGCATTGTTTCATATTTCCACATGCCGCGTTCTGAAGACCCTCAATTTGATATTCCCATTACCTTGCTCGAAATTATCTATCCCGGGGCCTCACCAACAGACATCGAAACATTAGTGGTTGATCCACTTGAAGAAGAATTCGCTGAGATTGAAGGCATTAAAAAAGTTGAGTCGCAAATTAAAAATGGTGGTGCCCGCATTGAGGTGACATTTTTATATGGCAGTAATCCTAATGCGGCTTACAACGAGGTTAAGCAGGCGGTATCAACGGTAAAACCCACCTTACCTGAAGGTGTGCAAGACGTATTAGTGTTAAAAGCGACCCCAACCAGTGTTGCTATTATTCAGTTGGCGCTTTGGAGTGAAACAACTGACTATAAGAGTATGGAGTTTTATTCGAAACAGCTCGAAAAACGTTTGGAAGCTATTGAAGCAGTAAAAAAAGCTGATATTTGGGGTTATCCTACACAAGTGGTCGCCGTAGATCTAAATCTCGCGATGTTGAAACATTATGGTATCAGTATCGCAACCGTTAATGCCTTACTGCAAAAACGGGCTATTAACATTACTCCAGGTTTTGTTGACGCTAATATTCGACGATTTAACGTTAAAACTAGTGGTAACTTTCAACATATCGACGAGCTTAACAATACGGTCGTGTTTGCTAACGAAAGCGCCGTTATTCGTTTAAAAGACGTCGCGCAGGTGAGCTTTTCTAACAGAGAACCTAGTTACTTGGCGTACTACGATGGTAAGGCAGTTATATTTTTGACAGTCGAGCAAAGATCGAATACCAATATATTTGCGCTTACTGAAGCTATTGACACAGAAATTTCAGCGTTTAAACAGACGCTGCCAGACACCATTAAAATCGCGACACTTTTTAAACAATCAGACGGGGTTGAAAACCGCGTTAACGGCTTTTTTGATAACTTATGGCAAGGCTTAGTGCTTGTGGGAATAATGTCGCTAATATTCCTAGGAATACGCGAAGCTATTGTCGTTATTATCGCTATCCCCTTATCTTTCTTAGTGGCGATAGGTTGGTTAGACTTCGCAGGTTTTGGGTTGCAACAAATGTCTATCGTAGGTTTAATTATCGCGTTGGGTTTATTGGTTGATAATGCCATTGTCGTGACAGAAAGTATTCATCGAGAGAAGAAAAATACCGCTAATTTGGCTGATGCCGCAGCATCTGGCACCAGTAAAGTGGGTTGGGCTATTACCAGTGGCACAGTCACCACCATGCTAGCTTTTTTACCTATGTTGATGTTAGCGAGCGACACGGGTGACTTTGTACGCTCTATGCCAGTAACGGTTGTATTGGTACTACTCGCATCATTATTGATCGCATTAACACTAACGCCATTACTGGCCAGCAAGTTTTTTAGCCAAAAACCCAGTAAAGTAAAAGCGCTACAACATTATGCCAATATATTTGCAGAGCGTCATTATGTGCGCTGGCTAGGTCGCTTAATGAGCGCGAAAATTATCATGTTAGTGATCGCCTTTATTGCCTTATTTGCTATGGCTTCTCTCTTTGGGCAGGTAGGCGTTAGTTTATTCCCTAAAGCCGAGAAAGCCATGTTACTCATTGACGTAGAAACACCGGCTAACTCATCATTAGATTATACTCACGATGTTATGCAATCGATGACAGAGTTTATCGAAACACAACCCTATGTTGATAAAATTGCCCTTAACGTTGGTAACTCTAATCCTCGTATTTATTACAACGAAATACCTAAAAGGGGTGTAGCCAGTTATGGTCAAGTGCTATTGGTCTTAAAAGACTATGAGGAAAAAGAAGTTAATAGTTTAGTTACAGCCTTACGTAACGAGTTTTCAACATGGCATCAAGCAAAAGTTACCGTGAAAGAATTTACCCAAGGCCCAGTAACAGACCAACCAATTACCGTGAGATTAATCAGCGAGTCGTTAGCTGATCTTGAGCGTGTTGCGGGCGATTTACAAACGAAAATGTCATCAATTTCAGGTGCTATTAATTTAGATAATCCGATTGGTATCGCTAATACTGAACTGGCATTAGCGATAGATTACGATAAAGCGGCTCTGTCTGGCGTGGATATAAATCAGTTAGATAATAGTATACAAACAGCACTTTCAGGGACATTTGTTGGTCAATTTAATGATAGTAATGGTGAAAACTATCCTATTCTAGTACGTCGACCTAAAAGTGATTTATCTAGTCTTTCCGATATCACTATTGTTAATCAACAAGGCGAGAATATACCTTTAGGGCAATTTGTAGAGATAAAACTACAGAAAGGGCGAACAGACTTCTTTCATTATCAAAAACTACGCATGGCAAGGGTCTCAGCTGATGCTGGACAGGGTTATTCTGTGCAAGAAATAACTAGCGAAGTGGTGAATTACCTTGATAACTACTCATTACCAGCAGGTATGTATTACATTTTAGGTGGCGAAGAAGAATCTAGACAAGAATCTTTTGCCGGTCTGTCGCAAATTATGCTGATAACAGCGATTGGTATTTTTGCCATTTTAGTTTTGCAATTTAAATCATTTTTACAGCCATTAATCATTTTTACTTCCATACCTTTTGCAATGTCTGGCGCGGTATTTGGCTTGTTTTTAACCGGCTTATCATTTTCAATGATGGCTTTTATTGGTTTAATCAGCCTGTTTGGTATTGTGGTTAATAACGCTATTATTTTAATCGACACCACTAATCGAAATTTAGCGATGGGACTCGATAAAAAGCAAGCTATTTTAACCGCCAGTTCCACGCGCTTCACCCCGATATTATTAACAACTATTACAACTATTGGTGGCTTACTACCATTAACACTTTTTGGTGGTAGCTTATGGCAGCCGTTAGGTGTGGTTATTATTTCTGGTTTATGTATCTCGGCTATCGCGAGTTTTATTATTGTGCCAATACTTACCGAGCTCTTTACAAAAACAGATAATTCAGAAATTATAAAAGAATAA